One genomic region from Ptychodera flava strain L36383 chromosome 14, AS_Pfla_20210202, whole genome shotgun sequence encodes:
- the LOC139148951 gene encoding tRNA (32-2'-O)-methyltransferase regulator THADA-like, translating into MEKLLTLAKGDGVTGPTFTPQVHALNVLCALYRDSKLGEDVFPFIADGVKVAILGFDSQKWSVRNSCMMLLNALVTRIFGVKRSKDEHSKKNQMSGREFFSRFPSLHGFLLDHLKIVTKQMNNLQPSQFAILLILSRLYSSTFDGVDSNQSSADFIPYIRECCKSNVWKTRTIAARALASLTPTNKLVSMVTELINSLPTSPSLITISQNTIHGILLQLHHLLQHCHSDHRLPVNVQEELVAMAIPMLKTSLWLGTRCNKCDITRAAYLQVIDSHVLTLTDISQSGKLNEFKDIVRSHLRVEISHDASPVECSPGSVLVEEKMAAISWKINAYENNTDLQWLIDILNSPFYEVRLYSMKELVEVFKSTSPCRDDIKIRKIRDDNTLFAELVKVMLQEINTDCIAKVYQALYHHDLTLMFPWRQADCDPWTCLQVFVFLQKRLCSSLDTARCDLSSSLMQLMSKLVPDIYSQAAQSSCAEEHRRVLQDWMDTILQTTSVEQPMELKLMTAHSIVQVSSYLLHDPEDLLGAVPLSLWKSVITLLQDEEEEIRQAITPAVTSSKSECNPLDMHSCIALNNVFATIIHLHGNKHWDAVCQFLLTTITKEESDEDEVCDEDPQGDRLYDKGEANSFAETTELVQLAAEALKTLLASSSPLQQTQLHMIQDRRRDLLTKLKEFTSRLDLENHCPFRSTSTHRYNCVFLYRMLTCLLALSTVPLSDQNRNILEDVGKTLQILKDTGCGLNVYLNDLVNDFTDKYMISAVT; encoded by the exons atggaaaaattgttgacattggcCAAAGGAGATGGAGTTACTGGACCAACCTTCACACCACAG GTCCATGCTTTGAATGTTCTATGTGCATTATACAGAGACAGTAAACTTGGAGAAGATGTCTTTCCATTCATTGCTGATGGTGTCAAGGTGGCCATCTTGGGATTTGATTCACAGAAATGGAGT GTTAGGAATTCATGTATGATGTTACTGAATGCCCTGGTTACCAGAATATTTGGTGTGAAGAGATCCAAAGATGAACATTCAAAGAAGAACCA AATGAGTGGCAGAGAGTTTTTCTCCAGATTTCCCAGTCTTCATGGTTTCTTGCTAGATCATCTCAAGATTGTCACAAAACAGATGAACAA TCTACAGCCCAGTCAGTTTGCGATACTGCTGATCCTGTCTCGTCTTTACTCATCCACATTTGATGGCGTGGACAGCAATCAGTCATCTGCGGATTTTATTCCGTACATTCGGGA GTGTTGTAAGAGTAATGTGTGGAAAACACGGACAATTGCAGCAAGGGCATTGGCATCTCTCACACCAACAAACAAACTAGTATCCATGGTTACAGAGTTGATCAATTCACTGCCAACATCCCCAAGCCTTATCACCATATCCCAGAATACCATTCATGGTATCTTGTTACAG TTGCATCATCTACTTCAGCATTGCCATAGTGACCATAGATTACCAGTAAATGTTCAGGAAGAgttggttgccatggcaattcCAATGCTGAAGACCTCTCTGTGGCTGGGTACCAG gtGTAATAAATGTGACATCACCAGGGCAGCTTATCTTCAAGTGATCGATTCTCATGTCTTGACCTTGACTGACATTTCTCAGAGTGGCAAATTGAATGAGTTCAAAGACATTGTGAGATCACATTTGAGAGTTGAaatttcccatgatgcatcaccAGTAGAGTGTTCACCAGGAAGTGTGTTGGTAGAGGAAAAGATGGCTGCCATTTCTTGGAAGATCAACGCTTATGAGAACAATACTGATCTACAGTGGTTGATAGACATCTTGAACAGTCCATTTTATGAAGTCAGACTTTACAGCATGAAGGAACTTGTAGAAGTCTTCAAAAGTACTTCTCCATGCAGGGATGATATAAAGATCAGAAAGATACGGGATGATAATACACTTTTTGCAGAGTTAGTGAAAGTGATGTTACAAGAAATTAACACAGACTGCATAGCCAAG GTTTATCAAGCATTATACCATCATGACCTCACATTGATGTTTCCATGGAGACAAGCAGATTGTGACCCATGGACATGTTTACAAGTGTTTGTGTTTCTACAAAAGAGACTTTGCAGTTCCCTTGACACAGCGAG ATGTGATCTATCAAGTTCATTGATGCAGCTGATGAGTAAACTGGTGCCAGATATTTACAGTCAAGCAGCACAG AGTTCTTGTGCTGAAGAACACAGGAGGGTTTTACAGGACTGGATGGATACCATCCTCCAGACAACATCAGTGGAACAACCCATGGAGTTGAAACTGATGACAGCTCACAGCATAGTGCAAGTCAGTAGCTATCTTCTACATGATCCAGAGGACCTCCTAG GTGCTGTACCACTATCGCTATGGAAATCAGTAATTACACTGCTACAAGATGAGGAAGAAGAAATAAGACAAGCCATCACACCTGCTGTGACATCCAGCAAGTCTG AATGTAATCCATTAGATATGCATAGCTGTATTGCCTTGAACAATGTCTTTGCTACCATCATTCATCTCCATGGCAACAAACACTGGGATGCAGTATGTCAGTTTCTATTGACAACCATCACCAAGGAAGAGTCAGATGAGGATGAAGTTTGTGAT GAAGACCCTCAAGGGGACAGGTTATATGACAAAGGTGAAGCCAATAGTTTTGCTGAAACCACTGAACTGGTTCAGCTGGCAGCTGAAGCTCTAAAAACCTTGTTGGCCAGTTCATCACCACTGCAGCAAACACAGCTACACATGATTCAGGATCGGAGAAGAGATCTTCTGACAAAACTGAAAGAATTCACATCAAGACTTGATCTGGAGAATCACTGCCCATTTCGGAGTACTAGCACACACAGATACAACTGTGTCTTCCTATACAGAATGCTAACATGTCTATTGGCCCTGTCAACAGTTCCTTTGTCAGATCAAAACCGTAACATTCTGGAAGATGTTGGGAAAactttacaaattttaaaagacACAGGCTGTGGTCTAAATGTCTACCTCAATGATCTAGTAAATGATTTCACTGATAAATACATGATCTCTGCAGTGACGTAG
- the LOC139148957 gene encoding ADP-ribosylation factor-like protein 6-interacting protein 4 encodes MADERDRSRSKHKRRHSSSSRSSSSSSSRSHSPSERSRSYQRKKHKRRRHSSSSSSSNSSSYDGVKHSKKTQRRSSSSSSSEYSSSEERKKRKRKEKKKKRKKDKKKKKKKEKDREKKKKSGPVQLSQFMKERREKDEARSSVSGHKIKMKVKKSSKDKERDKNREQLLHFLNSTM; translated from the exons ATGGCGGACGAGAGAG ACCGGAGTCGTTCAAAGCACAAGCGAAGGCATTCAAGTTCAAGCCGAAGTTCTAGTTCTTCCAGTTCAAGGAGTCACAGTCCGTCAGAACGTAGCCGTTCATACCAAAGGAAAAAACACAAGAGGCGGAGGCATTCATCAAGCAGTAGCAGCAGTAATAGCAGTTCTTATGATGGTGTAAAACACAGCAAGAAAACACAGAGAAGGAGTTCATCGTCATCTAGTTCAGAATACTCAAGTTCAG AAGAAAggaagaaaaggaaaagaaaggaaaagaaaaagaagagaaag AAAgacaaaaagaagaagaaaaagaaggaaaaagaccgggaaaagaagaaaaaaagtgGTCCAGTCCAGTTATCACAG TTCATGAAAGAACGTCGGGAAAAAGATGAAGCAAGAAGTTCAGTTTCGGGACACAAGATCAAGATGAAAGTCAAGAAAAGCAGTAAGGACAAAGAG CGTGATAAGAATCGAGAACAGCTACTGCACTTTCTCAATTCCACCATGTAA
- the LOC139148959 gene encoding COA8 family protein Y39B6A.34, mitochondrial-like, whose product MNVSRTIKCISARHFVFVRCFCSSQKVLNTNQSQQNDPSAASKRNWIGPPDKLSNIRQVKYYIPDNESEVERTYRLMQEDNDRFNHEFWAKHNASFIKAKEEFIEKKEQTQGSLLIHGDGTKHVLTAEEMSEFYRKFVNDNQIKLKEYNKEWYRRNIGTLWPAFKANMYKVFKRR is encoded by the exons ATGAACGTATCACGCACGATAAAATGCATTTCAGCTCGTCATTTTGTGTTTGTTCGTTGTTTCTGTAGCAGCCAAAAG GTATTAAATACCAATCAGTCTCAACAGAATGATCCATCAGCAGCATCAAAGAGAAACTGGATAGGACCACCAGATAAACTTTCAAACATAcgacaagtgaaatattacatccCTGACAATGAATCAGAAGTTGAAAGGACATACAGGCTGATGCAGGAAGACAATGATAGATTTAACCATGAATTCTGGGCAAAGCACAATGCCAGTTTTATCAAG GCAAAAGAAGAATTTATTGAAAAGAAGGAGCAGACCCAAGGATCTCTTCTTATCCATGGCGACGGAACCAAACATGTTCTGACAGCAGAGGAGATGTCTGAGTTTTACAGAAAGTTTGTCAATGATAACCAGATCAAACTAAAGGAATATAACAAGGAATGGTACAGACGGAATATAGGGACACTATGGCCAGCTTTCAAGGCAAACATGTACAAGGTGTTCAAAAGAAGGTGA